One Brassica napus cultivar Da-Ae chromosome C4, Da-Ae, whole genome shotgun sequence genomic region harbors:
- the LOC125586408 gene encoding uncharacterized protein LOC125586408 — protein MESKEQELQSPLSMCERFYDLLVKLLATQAFKKVTLGYPLILGAIERPEKNSDIGSNIICGVENIMKKNEMLSLNGEQLELRQPKEKAPKKIVSIKEEVDEIRISSRRIKKKTSKGSFESFQHEVMSLKPLKSILRKDSEGKNNI, from the coding sequence ATGGAAAGCAAAGAGCAAGAACTTCAATCCCCACTCAGTATGTGCGAACGATTCTATGATTTATTGGTGAAGTTATTAGCCACGCAGGCTTTTAAGAAAGTAACTCTTGGCTATCCATTAATACTTGGTGCAATCGAACGACCGGAGAAAAATTCTGATATTGGCTCTAACATCATCTGTGGTGTTGAAAACATCATGAAGAAAAATGAAATGTTATCACTCAACGGAGAACAACTAGAGTTACGTCAACCAAAAGAAAAGGctccaaaaaaaattgtaagtaTAAAGGAAGAAGTCGATGAGATACGAATAAGTTCAAGGAGAATTAAGAAGAAGACATCCAAAGGAAGTTTTGAATCCTTCCAGCATGAGGTTATGTCTCTAAAACCATTGAAATCAATTCTGAGGAAGGATTCAGAAGGGAAAAACAACATATGA